The proteins below come from a single Jaculus jaculus isolate mJacJac1 chromosome X, mJacJac1.mat.Y.cur, whole genome shotgun sequence genomic window:
- the LOC101611559 gene encoding DDB1- and CUL4-associated factor 12-like protein 2 — protein MLQDDPETPPPQSALMQLAAAAAAACPAPSMAPQQTGSSRKRKAPGDGQGAGSSVLPGPVMAAVPVEGPRLPKRQRRPVARRSLVHYLNGRALGARGHAGLPGFESELRGYAVLRLPELLRERQLALGPLNKVFASQWLNARQVVCGTKCNTLFVVDIHSGRITRIPLMRDRVPGLARPQPTCGIHAVELNPSKTLLATGGENPNSLAVYQLPTMDPVCLGDCQGHRDWIFAIAWMSDTVAVSGSRDGTVALWRVDPDMFNGSIAWHKDAGLPVYAHIHPKDIEAIPKATTNPGNRKVRALAFSNKNQELGAVSLDGYFHLWKARNSLSRLLSLRLPYCRENVCLTYCDDLSLYAVGSQSHVSFLDVRQGQQNIPPLCSREGGTGVRSLSVHQHIVTVGTGHGSLLFYDIRAQKFLEERTSATLDSFPGPTGRKLKLTCGSGWVDQDDLLAHYIAGFEEFPNALYTHCYNWPEMKLFVGGGPLTAGLHGNYAGLWT, from the coding sequence ATGCTCCAAGACGACCCGGAGACGCCGCCGCCTCAGTCTGCGCTGATGCAActcgcagccgccgccgccgccgcttgtCCGGCGCCCAGCATGGCCCCGCAGCAAACAGGTAGCAGCAGGAAGCGGAAAGCTCCTGGAGACGGTCAGGGTGCCGGGAGCTCCGTGTTGCCCGGCCCGGTGATGGCGGCGGTCCCGGTAGAGGGTCCGAGGCTGCCCAAGAGGCAGAGGCGGCCGGTGGCGCGGCGCTCGCTGGTGCACTACCTGAACGGGCGTGCGCTGGGCGCGCGGGGCCACGCAGGGCTCCCGGGCTTCGAGAGCGAGCTGCGGGGCTACGCCGTCCTCAGGCTGCCTGAGCTGCTGCGCGAACGCCAGCTGGCCCTGGGCCCCCTCAACAAGGTGTTCGCCTCGCAGTGGCTCAACGCCAGGCAGGTGGTGTGTGGCACCAAGTGCAACACGCTCTTCGTGGTGGACATCCACTCTGGAAGGATCACTCGCATCCCTCTAATGAGGGACAGGGTGCCTGGCCTGGCTCGCCCTCAGCCCACCTGCGGCATCCATGCGGTTGAGCTGAATCCCTCCAAGACCCTTCTGGCCACAGGGGGCGAAAACCCCAACAGCCTGGCGGTCTACCAGCTGCCCACCATGGATCCAGTGTGCCTGGGTGATTGTCAAGGCCACAGAGACTGGATCTTTGCCATAGCCTGGATGAGTGACACCGTGGCCGTGAGTGGCTCCCGCGATGGCACTGTGGCACTGTGGCGGGTGGACCCTGATATGTTTAATGGCAGCATTGCTTGGCACAAAGATGCCGGGCTTCCAGTGTATGCCCATATCCATCCAAAGGACATAGAGGCCATTCCCAAGGCCACCACCAACCCTGGAAACCGCAAAGTGCGAGCCCTGGCATTTAGCAACAAAAACCAGGAGCTGGGTGCAGTGTCCCTGGATGGCTATTTTCACCTGTGGAAGGCCCGCAACTCCCTGTCTAGGTTGCTGTCCTTAAGGCTGCCCTACTGCCGTGAGAACGTCTGCCTCACATACTGTGATGATTTATCCCTCTACGCAGTGGGCTCCCAGTCTCATGTCTCCTTCCTGGATGTGCGCCAAGGCCAGCAGAACATCCCACCATTATGCTCCCGAGAGGGTGGCACAGGAGTGCGCTCTTTGAGTGTTCATCAGCACATTGTCACAGTGGGCACTGGCCATGGTTCTCTGCTCTTCTATGACATCCGTGCCCAGAAGTTTCTAGAAGAGAGGACCTCCGCTACTCTGGACTCATTTCCTGGGCCTACGGGGAGAAAGCTCAAGCTCACCTGTGGCAGCGGCTGGGTTGACCAGGATGACCTCTTAGCGCACTACATTGCTGGCTTCGAGGAGTTCCCCAATGCACTGTACACCCACTGCTACAATTGGCCTGAGATGAAGCTCTTCGTAGGTGGGGGACCACTCACTGCAGGCCTGCACGGAAACTATGCAGGCCTCTGGACCTAA